The Eublepharis macularius isolate TG4126 chromosome 12, MPM_Emac_v1.0, whole genome shotgun sequence genomic sequence ACGTCACTACAAAGATTACTATAGATGGCAACAAACTTTGAAATGTCTTATCATTCAATCTACCTATTTCAAGTCTGTAATGCAAACTTTCCCTTCACCTCACTTATTAACCTCATCCTATCTCAAGTTAGACCCAAGTTCCTTCCAGTCTTGGGTTTCTCTGCCTCACTCCCTACTTGTAGCAGCCCTCTCTCTTCCTAAGCAACTATATCTGATCtttttggaaggaaaagaatttaATATGGGCAGAGATGGCCTCTTTTTAACTGACAGTATACATCTACACTTGACCATTATTTTTCATCTGAGATTATGGGATTTGTAGTTTTTGCTGCCTCCCTATTATATTCAGGAAGTCTGCCTTATTCATGTCCATAATATTGGCCAAAGTTTCTAACTTTGAATCCTTAGAGAACATCTACCATATTTCAGTTGATTCATGTCAAGCATATATCAACATTCGTTTGgaacaaaattattttacttTAATGCAAAATTGGTAAAAAGTTACATTCTTGTAAGATATTCATATTATTAAACATGCTTCCTAGAGaagaaaaggaaagcaaaaacTACTACAAATTCATTCTGCAAGTACATATTGCCTTTAGTTCTCACTGACATTACACAATTGTAACCCAATCCTTTTGGCCACTATAGTGTTCTTGTGCACCCCCTCCCCATTAAAATGATGGGGTTATATCAAAAAGTGCACTTCTGGTCACGGAAAGTTTCCTTCTTCCCAGGGATAGTGCTTTTCTGCTCACAGAAGAAGTTTCTTCCTACAAGAAGAGAAGGATTTCTTCCAATTGTATAGATTGGTTCAAATTTAAAAGCTCCATAAACCAGGAATCATATCAGAACAGGCATAAGAGCTGCAGATAAGGGCACTCATCCATGGCACACATACATTTGGATAAAATGGAACCAAGGGTTCATTTGTTTAGATTATGTTGCTGAAATAGTTGCTGCTTCACATGGTTGGACTCCACAATGTACAAATAATGTCTGAAATGGAGAGGCTATGTGGTATGGGCAGATGACCATGGATATAACCCAccctatttagggttgccaactccatcccAAGGAATTTCTGGACATTTGAGGGATGGAGCTTTGGAAGGATGGgggttggggagaagagggacatcagcaggatataatgccatagagtccaccctccaaagcagccattgtctgtAGGGGAAGTGATTTCTGCAGGCTGGAGATCATTtataattctgggtgatctccaggccctaccttgagattggtaaccctaactCTACTGCTTCCACATATCAAGGGGAAAAGGGGACAGCTATGCTGAAAAAAGTAACATTTTCACCTAAGACAGGCAAGTTTTTCCAGCAGACTGTTGTCAGTTAATCAAAATGGAACCTTCAGAAGCCAATAGAACCTCTGCATTTGGCTGACACATTTCTCAGGGCCTCTTTCATCTGCTTGTTTCTCAGGCTGTAGATAACAGGGTTGAGCAAGGCAGGGGCCACTGTATAGGTGAGAGAGAGGAACTTGTGTACTGTAGGTGAGTAATTAGAACTGGGCCTCAAGTATGTGAACATAGCTGAGCCATAGAAGAGGACTACAGAGACCAGGTGGGAGGAACATGTGCCCAGagcctttttccttccttcctttgtggTAACCTTCAAGAAAGCGACAATGATCAGGAAGTAGGAAACCAAGATGAGAATGAAAGGCATGATGAGAACCAAGAAGATAGTTAGAATTCTCTCCATGTCATTTATGTATGGGCTTGTACAGTGTAGCCTCAGCAGTGGgatgacatcacagaagaagTGATTAATTACTTCAGAACTGCAGAAGGGGCTGGTGAATATCAGCATTGTCTGCATAAGAGATACGAACAACCCAATGGCCCAACATCCAGAGACCAACAATAAACATGCCTTCCTGGTCATGAGTCTCATATAATGCAAAGGGTGGCAGATTGCCACATAACGGTCATACGACATAATTGCCAGGAGGTAACATACAGCTGCCCCCAGGAAGAGATAGAAGAACATCTGTACAGCACAGCCAACAAAGGAGATAGTTTTCTTCTCTGACATAAGGTTCAGAAGCATTTGAGGGAGAGTTACAGATGCAAAGCAGATGTCTAAGAATGACAAATTCtgaaggaagaaatacatgggtgtGCGCAGAGTGTGATGTAACACAGTGGCAACAAAAACAAGTGCATTCCCAATCAGGATGAAGAGGTAGATAAGCAAGAAAGCAATAAAAAACAGGGCTTGTAGCTCAGCTCTATTAGAGATTCCAAGGAGTACAAATTCAATCGTAGTGGTACCGTTCCCATGCTTCATTTCTTCTGTATTTTTCTGCTAGATGAGAGAGATGAAACTGTCATATGTAGATGTTATGAAGGAAGACATGATAACAAAAATATTGAAACCAAATCTTAACCCAGGACCTGCTTATATGCCTTCCCTGTCATTAAAAAGTTTGATCAGTTTGAACCTGCATACAAAGTAGAGGCTCTATTACTGAACTATACTTCCTATGAATCTTAatacatgatgctgccttatactgagttagaccACTGATCTTAGAACATCATCTATTATACCAGGCAACTGATCCaggttcagatttttttaaaaattcttaagcTTGGTCCTGGCAATTAATGCTTTTTCCATGAGAAAATTATGCCTGAGACAATTTATCAACCTCAGCTCTAAATATTTGAACTCAGTTTTAGAACTATAATGTTGATAAAGCATTTAACAATTACAGTATAATCTTACATTTGGGGTAGTTGACATTTGGTGATGCACTGGGTGTTTGATTCACCAAGATTAACTCTCAGTTATAGCAGTGGGATTGAGCATGACCAAAGGCTAAAATGCCTTCAGGTTCTCCAGTAACATCTGGAGATGTTCTACATATTCAGTATTCATAATGGGTTTGCAGATCAGGATGAAATTTTCTATGACTTGAACGAACCACAATACACTGTCAGATTAAATAGTGGAAGTTAGCAGCTATGAGgttcattctcttctcttttatCTATTCACCAATGTCACCATCTTTATAACTCATTTTCCTAAGCAAATATGAACAAGGCATACTAATAACCTGTTCCACCAAGTACACATTCTTAAAGTTGGTCTACTTCAAGATAAATTGAAATATAGAACAAAAAAATAGAACATTAATAAAAGGCTTCCTCTACTTCCATTTAGTTTTTGGCAGTCTCAGatctaagaattttttttctgtgtacACAGAGATATATTAAAAATACATTCACTTGCTTGCACCATATGATGTATTATTTTTCCATGTTTAAATAAATGCTTTACCATTTACCATTGAGTTAGGTACCGACGCATCCAAGAAAAGTTAGGATCTTTATTGCTGATTTCACCATTAGATTTTCAGTCACAGCAGTGCAATGATCCAAAACAGAGTTGCAACATCCACTGACATCAGTGGGGTTAGAAGAACATAATTCTGCTTAAGGCTTCACTGTAAATCCCTCTCATTAAAATCACCAGGACTTCTAAAAAGCAGTCATTAGACTAATGTTAGCCTTCAATATTTTATAAACTGTATCCAGAATAATATGCTAATTTTAATACTTTTTAAAGCAAAATGTGTATGGCTGCCATTTTCAAAGAACATGTAGAAGAACGGAGAGTAAAAATTGAAGAGACAGGCAGATGCAAAGATTATGTATAAAAATGTTATAATGGCTTGGTACAGACATAACACAAAATGGTGGTTTATTTTAACAATGGTTAATTTGTAAAACTGGGATTTGGGTTGCCAATGACCATTCAAACCCTGGTTTGCCTGGACAAATTCTAGTTTTGTTCTGTCTTGTGTGTCTGTTCCTGGGAAGCATGTGTGGGCAGCATCTGTGAACAAGGGAGACCTGCATTGAATTGGACTCCATGTACTTGACGCTCCAACTTTCTATGACTCTTGCTAAAATAAAGGGAAACTAGGATTAATCCAGAATTTCTGCCATGATTAATATAACTTCAAATCAtgatttcacatcctgttttggAGGACCCTAACTAAATTAGCAGAGTGGActgcattcagacaatcacaTAACTATAGTCAGTTTAGTTAAATCTTAGTTTCATATTCTGCCTGAACTGCCGCTGCAAACTGAAAGAAAGATAAAATGGCTGATTCCTGTGCATATTTAGAGCCTTCATCAGAAATCATGTTTGCATTGCCAAAATATTACGTTGATTATcagaaattaatttatgcaaTCAACCCAATATCAGGTTGGTTCCAACcagattttctcctggtgaaaaagggaagaaaaggtcccttttgaccaccaaaaatgtTATGTTGCAGACCGCTTGACCTTCATAATCAAAACTCATGTAAAAGGGAGGCTGTAATAGGTAGGATTATTTGGGCAAGATTGAGCAAAGAAGATGGCTTAATCCCACCCATCATATTTGTACCACTTTTATTTATTACAGTTCTTCCTTGGAACTCAAAGGTTATACAGAGGTGGTCTCTCATCAGGCAAAGACCTAACTAGACCTAATTTGCTTTATAATGATTGTGGTAAAACATATCTTCAGTCCATATCTTGAGAGAGTTGATACATGGGTCTTGGTAACTGACAATAGCTGAAGAAATAAGAATTACACTTACTTTTGCAATGTTGATCATGTTATGAAAGTAATATGAAGAGCTTGGAAGTTCCCACATATATATCCACCAATCTGAATAATTGCTATAAGCAGATAATAATTGTTTGATTTCTGTAAGCCAGGTCCAAATGCATTTGAAAAGAAAGCACTAGCATGCTCATTTGAATAGCAAATTATCGTGATACATTCTAGTTAATTCTCTTAAGTGGCTCAAGAGATCTGATCCCTGAGAGGAGATCTGATCCCTGAGAGGAGAACTGGATTTTTCAAAAAAGTTCTTAATTATCACAATAGCACAGATACTTTTATGCTAATACCATACAACTGAATGAAATAAATCAGAAATGAAGTACAATGCTCTGCAAAAGCCACTTGGCTTAATATCTTTGGAAACAAGCAGACCTCAGTACAATTAACAAATTCTTCATGAATATTTCCTTGCTTCTAAAAATTTAATATCCATGTACCCAAAgccatgggttggatcctacaagATTTTCTACATTACCTCAAAATGTTCTATCAATTCTACTCAATCTACTACAAAGTTTTCTATTCAATATCCTAGTTGCAGACCCTGTCTTGCATATTTTTGGTCCAAACGGGTCCTACAACTAAAAGCGCAGCCCTTTTGATGATCAAAAGGGGCCTTTCCTCCCTCtttcaccaatggaaaagctGATAGACTCTAACCCTATGTTTATCAAATGACTCAAAAACAAAAGGTCAAATTGTAGTTAGTTTGCAGAGAATATAATTGGGGATTTTATAAATAGGGGTCTAAAGGTTTTTCCAAATGAGACTTACACCTGAATGGTCAGTCTACTTCTAAGGTTCAGTTGAAGTGTGAAGACTTCAAGAAGGGTAATGGACATTTAACAATATCTTATTATATGCAACATGTACTCCTTAAATAGAAATGAATGAACGTAATTATTTGTCTCAACAAATCAAAGGGGAAAATATAGCCTTCTATACTCCTCACTCAGTCCATACATATTATAAAGTGGCTAGAAATTCTATTTTGTTCATTCTCCTTTGGTGAGAGATTAAATTTCATTGATGGGCACAAATGACACATTAGTGTTATCTTTGATTGGAAAAAGGGTCCCACAACAGTAAGTAAATGGGGTGACATCACCTGGAAAATATGCAAGGGACATAATGATCTTGATTGCCCAAAGAGATATAGCATGGCATGTGCTAGGAGCATCACTGAAGGAGGTGCAATCATGCACATAAATGTGCACATTTTGTGTTCAATTCACGTGATCATCCCACAGGAACATCTAAATGCACTTTTTTTTTGTAGCTACTTATACTCCGCTTTTTTCTCTAAAGTAGTttgcaacatcattctcccttcacacatttcatcctcataacaatcctgtgagttaaTCTTGGATGAGAGAAAGGGACTAGCCCAACACCACCCAACATgcttctgtgggccaagctacacatgacgaatgacacttgaacagcaagtgtatttctccctgttcacttgccctccactcaatccacttgccgttcaagtgtcattcatcatgtgtagcttggccctgtgttggaGAAGGGGTTTGAAACTGGGTCCCTCAGATTCTAATCTGACAGTATGCCATGCCAGCACTCTCTGATTATCTGATTACCACAGCTCTGATTATCATGTGGTATAATAAAGGAATCAGAACAAATGCTCTTAAAATACACTGctttatttgttcatttgttgCAGCTTAATATTGAATATATCCAAGAGTGGTCCTTTGACCTGTGATACAGATGTCTCTTTGCCAGATGTAAAATAAGGGCTCATTACGATTGACATATGTAAATAAAAatagtggtgtttttttttagtcAACAAACAAAATGACTCAGCCACATGCAATGGTTCAAATATTGCGCTCTGGTAGACAGGTAACCCCTGCTATTGTTATTTGCTATACTAGTGGAAACATACAAGTTGTAATGCAATAGAATAGCAGCTCCTGGAAGAGGGGAGTTGTTTGAAGGCAGAAAAGCAGCACTATCCCTTCTGTGATGTCTCTAAAATTCTGTTCATTGATCCAGGTGAGTATTGTAGACTATTCTGGGTTAACCACATGCAGATCTGTTCCAGAACTTACTGTGAGGTAGAAGAACAAAATATATTTACAAATTAAGTTTAGTTAAATATGGTTGCTATAACTGGGCttgccagtgcccccccccccaactcagggCAGGGCTCTTCTGATCCCATTGCCCACTGCTGTTCTGACGTAATGACACAAgcaattttgccccccccccccgctcatgtCCCTGACCCTAAATCTCCCACTAGTTGCCAgaccatgccaagaataaacctCTTCATTAaactttgcttccccccccccccaaactgtccTGTGTCCTCGTTTTCATGCCTGGCTTTCACTATACAATAAACTCTTGTCCTTGGGTTAGACTGTGCCAGGTGTTTTAGCTCAGTCTCACCCATTTCCCCTCCTTACTGTAGCCCTCACCCTCAtaacttttgtccatgcagatccaGTGATCCCCAGCATAGGTTCATGGTGAAAAGCTATCCCCCCTCACTTTTTCACCAGAAGAAAAGTTGGTCAGAACCAGCTCACACTGTGGTTTGCTATAGGTGCCCAAGAAAAGACAAGAGAGTGGATTGATTGATGGATATGACTAGCTTATCCCAATATTAAACATACAACTTAAGTTTTTTATCGAGACAAAAGGACCAAATCTCAATCTGCCTTTATatatatttccccccctttttgcagAAGCCTGTCTCCTTCCTAGCTCAGTAGACTaaaagggaaaggacctcagcatccAGGGTATTTGTgagtgaaattaaattttgaaGTGTGTAGTTGCAGTAAGATTTGGCACTGCTGCAACAGGGCGGCTGCCAGATATGATGGAccactcccccactctgaggctGATTTTCTCACCAAAATCTGCCTGCCTTGGCTGAccagccccaagtagtgtgtctctatttgtggtttttaaagtttgttttgtgtCCCACCGTCATAAatagttatatttttggctttttagctcaTCCCAGAGACTTGATGacggaaaagcaggagccctcttcctctgtgtttgaaacaacaactttattgaacaggcagggatggaatagggGCAGGAGGGAATAAGGGATGGAGGAATAGGGGCATGAGGGAATAAGGGATGGAATAAGGGAATGAAAGAGTGAGGTAATATTTGTTGAtggaacagaatactctttaggtcacaggcaaaatagtttcctttaagcttagtttctatattcttaatccttaacagtgagatgtgttttgTTAGATACCTTGGTTACACAACAATGTTtattcacagagttcccttttacaactcaggtttcctgatgctggtttaaaactgtttttcctttacaacagacccCGGGTCCTCCTCAGACCCAAACCCCTTTTAGACACTGGACAGGAATTAATCATCTTCACCTAAGAGGaattaacccttcttcacttggcttgaatgggagtctccattTACTACCCAGTCCCTCTTGCCAAAAACACAACCCCAGTTCATGGCTGTGTAAATGAGTTTCAGGTTGCGTTGGCTTTTATGCTTGGAATTTTTAGCTAGAATTCCTCCTCAAgccaatgatgttacagttagggcaaaacatttctttttcttcact encodes the following:
- the LOC129339156 gene encoding olfactory receptor 10A7-like, whose protein sequence is MKHGNGTTTIEFVLLGISNRAELQALFFIAFLLIYLFILIGNALVFVATVLHHTLRTPMYFFLQNLSFLDICFASVTLPQMLLNLMSEKKTISFVGCAVQMFFYLFLGAAVCYLLAIMSYDRYVAICHPLHYMRLMTRKACLLLVSGCWAIGLFVSLMQTMLIFTSPFCSSEVINHFFCDVIPLLRLHCTSPYINDMERILTIFLVLIMPFILILVSYFLIIVAFLKVTTKEGRKKALGTCSSHLVSVVLFYGSAMFTYLRPSSNYSPTVHKFLSLTYTVAPALLNPVIYSLRNKQMKEALRNVSAKCRGSIGF